One window from the genome of Candidatus Zymogenus saltonus encodes:
- a CDS encoding sulfatase-like hydrolase/transferase, whose translation MSDDKKREFFNNFISRRDVLKAAGAASAAGMMGLMLPGIAKDAFASPFPKGKPNILFILSDNCNADFMGFVGHPFLKTPNLDRLAREGVVFDRAFCTTGLCSPSRANFLTGTYPTTHGVKNNHTPWTGQKTIFMEYLKDAGYDTAFVGKFHLPGKGLPDLPFLDLFMSFTQKENQGSYYNCPLVVNGVPTPSRKEYLIEETTDWALDFMNQKRGNPFCLYLSYKTAHFPFLPPKDLAGIYKDEEVNLPKEVDSWLGRTNGNVFEGTMVGSLPALYRRYCEAITGMDREIGRVLAKIDEMGIGENTIVVYASDNGYMWGEHRIIGINWPYEESIRLPFIVRCPWLVKDPGATRPQMILNVDLAPTLLDIAGLPIPEDIEGDSFIPFLVDGSESGRKAWLFEYFKYFPENVPNIYGLRTETHKYFEFEKGMKPKLYDLVNDPKENNNLFGTPEGEALLPGLKAMLEELKVVKTM comes from the coding sequence ATGTCTGACGATAAAAAGAGAGAGTTTTTTAATAACTTCATTTCCAGAAGGGATGTTCTGAAGGCGGCCGGGGCCGCGTCCGCCGCGGGGATGATGGGACTTATGCTCCCCGGGATTGCAAAAGATGCCTTCGCCTCTCCCTTTCCCAAGGGAAAACCGAATATATTATTTATCCTGAGCGACAACTGCAATGCGGACTTCATGGGATTTGTGGGGCACCCCTTCCTCAAGACTCCCAATCTCGACAGGCTGGCGAGGGAGGGGGTAGTCTTCGACCGGGCCTTTTGTACCACCGGTCTTTGCAGCCCCAGCCGGGCGAACTTCCTGACCGGCACATACCCCACAACCCACGGGGTCAAGAACAACCACACCCCCTGGACGGGCCAGAAGACGATCTTCATGGAGTATCTCAAGGACGCCGGCTACGACACCGCGTTCGTAGGGAAGTTCCACCTGCCGGGGAAGGGGCTCCCCGACCTGCCGTTTCTCGATCTCTTCATGTCATTCACCCAGAAGGAGAACCAGGGGAGCTACTACAACTGCCCCCTCGTGGTGAACGGGGTGCCGACCCCATCGAGAAAGGAATATTTGATCGAGGAGACAACCGACTGGGCACTCGACTTCATGAATCAAAAGAGGGGAAACCCGTTCTGCCTCTACCTCTCCTACAAGACCGCCCACTTCCCGTTCCTCCCGCCGAAGGATCTGGCGGGAATCTACAAAGACGAAGAAGTTAATCTTCCCAAGGAGGTCGACTCGTGGCTGGGGAGGACCAACGGGAACGTCTTCGAGGGGACGATGGTGGGATCCTTGCCCGCCCTCTACCGGAGGTACTGCGAGGCGATCACCGGCATGGACAGGGAGATCGGGCGGGTCTTGGCGAAGATCGACGAGATGGGCATCGGGGAAAACACGATTGTGGTCTACGCCTCCGACAACGGCTACATGTGGGGCGAGCACAGGATAATAGGGATTAACTGGCCCTACGAGGAGTCGATCAGGCTCCCGTTCATCGTCCGTTGCCCCTGGCTCGTAAAAGACCCCGGTGCGACGAGGCCGCAGATGATCCTGAACGTCGACCTCGCCCCGACGCTCCTCGATATTGCCGGGCTTCCGATACCGGAGGATATCGAGGGGGACAGCTTCATCCCGTTCCTGGTGGACGGCTCTGAGTCGGGGCGAAAGGCTTGGCTCTTTGAGTACTTTAAGTATTTCCCCGAGAACGTCCCGAACATCTACGGCCTGAGGACCGAGACCCACAAGTACTTCGAGTTCGAGAAGGGGATGAAGCCTAAACTCTACGATCTCGTCAACGACCCGAAGGAGAACAACAACCTTTTCGGCACGCCGGAGGGGGAGGCGCTTCTTCCCGGGTTGAAAGCGATGCTCGAGGAGCTTAAGGTCGTGAAGACCATGTAG
- a CDS encoding HEAT repeat domain-containing protein yields the protein MALAVKKLKLRYSSPKAFFNQYQSEIVNSRLFAPTSTPPPVNTPVLLTLIIPDVPEPFVVQCRVASSVDKKRAETTGRKMGMTLHFNSGQWETIRRLEGNLKRSKTYSEMLGFSSSDKAGADTVKHEAIHLPQGETQFLDRLQSADTPLAPTQQSETEIRGRSRISTAYERELIKRAQEAGLPSTLTGDRIERLKRLIRDRDTVKKIEKKEPESTVPLPAPMADRVKKEFSSQERGRMEPVVAFILDLVKAMLRSGYYAPDHPGSRDAKEGIYNEFQAAVGERPDLTLLNQESKERSDVLISGILEDQVSLRGLIGSEQASIFIPKFKEYFNRKSLVSFSMKKTLTLNEFNNFIDIMSDPAVDKGESGEVGSLLTNALVEKEVTEVSTVFMDDMIILELKLPWRVEMAIQRLAKDLKVLPMFRGKSEEEIQAMKIRIVQDIVRPLREPHMLKDIVVNCHVIAKHVAVIEAEDLEQIIVKSFPMQILLPTSKYVFEELTKISEELKEKPGHPALLARMEGVKRILKWVSQRVVLEGIEGSERFFEQLYFYSILKFEELPEAVKDHVNTLTLVKEFRENPSFYMEKFYEAVTEDDVLLLVRLFRRILPDLLEQEEYDLISLITKSVEAKFELYPRLRKSTFLPLQEPIKFIWEDSIDSLEEKFRDEKSGSRAQIENTIELLGTYGVHLLVQTLMDSKDKTVRSSAVNTLIKMGDFAINEIVGILKNPSNPWYLYRNALAVMSKIGGGGQIDLISGFLRHSKPRVREEAVNTISTLQGPAAEPTLLRALRDPNIRVRRRAVECIGKFSLKSQRVLIELLNILNIDESTVKNVVDKNQILEFKAEAINTLSLIGNVHISTEKRVEDILLDLITPDKKWLDKLSNKVRSAGKKGEDQIVQNAVLKALWKIGTKKSLPSLTTLAERGDRALASKAKEVIAQIKLRDRG from the coding sequence ATGGCCTTGGCAGTAAAAAAGCTGAAACTTCGCTACTCTTCTCCTAAGGCGTTTTTCAACCAATATCAGAGCGAGATCGTTAACTCAAGGCTTTTTGCCCCAACTTCAACGCCCCCGCCCGTAAATACTCCCGTCTTGTTGACGCTTATCATCCCCGACGTCCCGGAGCCATTCGTGGTACAGTGCAGGGTGGCGTCTTCCGTCGATAAAAAGAGGGCCGAGACAACGGGACGAAAGATGGGAATGACCCTGCACTTCAACAGCGGACAGTGGGAAACCATAAGAAGACTCGAGGGAAACCTGAAGCGAAGCAAGACGTATTCCGAAATGCTGGGATTTTCCTCAAGTGACAAGGCCGGGGCCGACACCGTGAAACATGAAGCAATACACCTTCCCCAGGGGGAAACGCAATTCCTGGACAGATTACAAAGCGCAGACACCCCCCTTGCCCCAACACAACAATCCGAGACGGAGATCAGGGGCCGCAGCAGGATCTCCACGGCCTACGAGAGGGAGCTGATAAAGAGGGCCCAAGAGGCCGGACTCCCTTCGACCCTGACGGGGGATAGAATTGAAAGGCTGAAGAGGCTGATCCGCGACCGTGACACGGTAAAAAAGATAGAGAAAAAGGAACCCGAATCGACCGTCCCTCTTCCGGCACCTATGGCCGACAGGGTAAAGAAAGAGTTCAGCTCTCAAGAGCGGGGGCGAATGGAGCCCGTAGTTGCATTTATTCTGGATCTGGTCAAGGCAATGCTCCGCTCCGGCTACTATGCACCGGATCACCCCGGAAGCAGGGATGCGAAAGAGGGCATATACAACGAGTTTCAGGCGGCGGTCGGAGAAAGACCAGACCTGACCCTCCTGAATCAGGAATCGAAGGAGCGCTCCGACGTATTGATCTCGGGTATCCTTGAAGATCAGGTCAGCCTGAGGGGATTGATCGGATCGGAGCAGGCGTCTATCTTTATACCAAAGTTTAAGGAGTACTTCAACCGAAAGAGCCTCGTCAGCTTTTCCATGAAGAAGACCCTCACCCTCAACGAGTTCAACAATTTCATCGATATCATGAGCGACCCCGCCGTGGACAAAGGTGAATCGGGAGAGGTGGGAAGCCTCCTCACCAACGCCCTGGTCGAAAAGGAAGTCACCGAGGTATCCACGGTCTTCATGGACGACATGATCATCCTCGAACTGAAGCTTCCCTGGCGGGTGGAGATGGCCATCCAGAGGCTCGCGAAAGACTTGAAAGTCCTGCCCATGTTCAGGGGAAAAAGCGAGGAAGAGATCCAGGCCATGAAAATCCGTATCGTTCAGGACATCGTGAGACCCTTAAGGGAGCCTCACATGCTGAAGGATATCGTCGTCAACTGCCACGTGATCGCAAAGCACGTTGCGGTGATCGAGGCCGAAGACCTGGAGCAGATAATAGTGAAGTCCTTCCCGATGCAGATTCTCCTGCCGACCTCCAAGTACGTTTTTGAGGAGCTCACCAAGATCAGCGAGGAATTAAAGGAGAAACCGGGCCATCCGGCGCTTCTGGCCCGCATGGAGGGCGTCAAGAGAATTCTCAAGTGGGTGTCTCAGAGGGTCGTTCTCGAGGGGATCGAGGGGAGCGAGAGATTTTTCGAGCAGCTCTATTTTTACAGTATTCTGAAATTTGAAGAGCTGCCCGAGGCCGTAAAAGACCACGTCAATACCCTGACCCTCGTCAAGGAATTCAGGGAAAATCCCTCTTTCTACATGGAAAAGTTCTACGAGGCCGTAACGGAAGACGACGTCCTCCTGTTGGTCAGGCTTTTCAGGCGAATATTGCCCGACCTTCTGGAGCAGGAGGAATACGACCTGATCTCCTTGATCACCAAGTCCGTAGAGGCAAAATTCGAGCTTTATCCCCGCTTAAGAAAGAGCACCTTTTTGCCTCTTCAGGAACCGATCAAATTTATCTGGGAAGACTCGATCGATTCGCTGGAGGAGAAGTTTAGAGACGAGAAGAGCGGGTCAAGGGCTCAGATCGAAAATACGATCGAGCTTTTGGGAACATACGGCGTTCATCTCTTGGTTCAAACCCTTATGGACAGCAAGGACAAGACCGTAAGGTCCTCCGCGGTCAACACATTGATAAAGATGGGCGACTTCGCAATAAATGAAATAGTCGGCATCCTCAAGAATCCCTCGAACCCTTGGTACCTTTATCGCAATGCGCTGGCCGTTATGTCCAAGATCGGGGGGGGCGGTCAAATAGATCTGATCTCGGGTTTCCTCAGGCATTCAAAGCCGAGGGTTCGGGAAGAGGCCGTAAACACCATAAGCACGCTTCAGGGGCCGGCGGCGGAGCCGACTCTTTTAAGGGCATTGAGAGATCCAAACATCCGGGTACGTCGACGCGCCGTCGAGTGCATCGGAAAATTCTCCCTTAAATCGCAGAGGGTGCTCATCGAACTGCTCAATATTTTAAATATAGACGAGAGCACAGTGAAAAATGTTGTCGACAAAAACCAGATATTAGAATTCAAGGCCGAGGCGATCAACACCTTAAGCCTCATAGGCAACGTGCATATCTCCACTGAAAAGAGGGTCGAGGACATCCTTTTGGATCTCATTACTCCCGATAAAAAATGGCTGGACAAGCTGTCAAATAAGGTAAGATCCGCCGGCAAAAAGGGGGAAGACCAAATCGTTCAGAACGCCGTCTTAAAGGCCCTCTGGAAGATCGGCACAAAAAAATCCTTGCCGAGCCTAACGACGCTTGCCGAGAGGGGTGACAGGGCGCTCGCCAGCAAGGCCAAAGAGGTAATCGCTCAAATCAAGTTGAGGGATAGGGGATAA
- a CDS encoding efflux RND transporter periplasmic adaptor subunit — protein sequence MNVSKLIDRIKERFSRLSMTRIGIGLIALFIVLFFAVRIYGYLVKEEVKSIDKIQGESGIPVDVAEAKIGSLEVYRSFSGTIRGMLQSELTTNLTTRVTKIHFGEGDKVKKGDVIVSLNPDDPGMSTGHYRQDKATYLQALRNYQRVKELYEVGAVSKSEYEIALTTYEVARADYDASKDSVKISSPIDGIVTEITVSEGDPIVSGEIIATVAIIDKVRVELNISSSRALFIKKGQPARVVLKTPEKTVTVTGEVETISLSANKNTGLFEAKILLDNNEGLLKPGTITNLEILIYSAEDVLIIPKKALVETGDETFVFVVNSESKAVKKKVVSGWENDENTEVKEGLKVGDRVVIRGQNRLSDEENLVLIHNKDK from the coding sequence ATGAACGTTTCAAAACTAATAGACAGGATTAAGGAGAGGTTTTCACGACTCTCCATGACAAGAATCGGGATTGGGTTAATAGCCCTTTTTATAGTATTATTCTTCGCCGTCAGGATCTACGGCTATCTCGTGAAAGAGGAGGTCAAGTCTATAGACAAGATACAGGGGGAAAGCGGCATTCCCGTGGACGTGGCGGAGGCAAAAATTGGGAGTTTAGAGGTGTACAGATCCTTCTCCGGCACGATAAGGGGGATGCTTCAGTCCGAGCTAACAACCAATTTAACCACCCGTGTCACAAAGATACATTTCGGTGAAGGGGACAAGGTAAAAAAGGGGGATGTAATCGTCTCCCTCAATCCCGATGACCCGGGAATGTCAACGGGACACTACCGTCAGGACAAGGCGACATATCTCCAGGCTTTGAGAAACTACCAAAGGGTAAAGGAGCTTTACGAGGTCGGAGCCGTCTCCAAGAGCGAATACGAAATCGCCCTGACAACCTACGAAGTCGCCAGGGCCGATTATGATGCCTCAAAGGACAGTGTCAAGATTTCTTCTCCTATTGACGGGATCGTAACGGAGATAACCGTAAGCGAGGGTGATCCGATTGTGTCGGGAGAGATAATCGCAACGGTCGCCATTATCGATAAGGTGAGGGTGGAGCTCAACATCAGCTCAAGCAGGGCCCTCTTTATCAAGAAGGGGCAGCCCGCAAGGGTCGTCCTTAAGACCCCCGAAAAAACCGTTACGGTGACGGGGGAGGTGGAGACGATCTCCCTTTCGGCGAACAAGAACACCGGGCTGTTCGAGGCCAAAATCCTTCTGGATAACAACGAAGGTCTCCTCAAGCCCGGAACAATCACCAATCTTGAGATCCTCATATATTCCGCGGAAGATGTCCTTATCATACCGAAAAAGGCCCTGGTGGAAACGGGCGACGAGACCTTTGTATTCGTCGTAAACAGCGAGAGCAAGGCCGTAAAGAAGAAGGTAGTGTCGGGATGGGAAAACGACGAGAACACCGAGGTGAAGGAGGGATTGAAGGTCGGGGACAGGGTTGTAATTCGGGGCCAGAACAGGCTTTCGGATGAAGAAAATCTCGTGCTCATTCACAACAAGGATAAATAG
- a CDS encoding efflux RND transporter permease subunit, translating into MKWTAFAVRRSVTTVMLILVFVVLGIFSYSRLTVDLFPNIDFPYLTITTIYPGAGPSEVKSQVTEKIEDEISSVSNVKNLDSTSREGVSIILIEFELGVDVDLASIEVKDKVDAILSDLPEDIEQPEIVKFDINALPIMNLSISADSPLNEVYEYVDTTVRDRLNKIDGLASVEVVGGLVREIQVNVSREALIRHNLTITEFANLIGAENKDVPLGRLTSKDEEFVLRVSGEFTSIEDIKNTTIATPTGASVRLSDIAEIVDGFAERRESAKFQGKPSVGIAISKRSDANTVLIAAEVFQAIYELRQTMPEGYEIGIARDLSAFIVDSVNDVIINLILGIIITAFFLYIFLHNIWSTLIATLDLPTSIIATFILIYFAGFTINVITLMALGISIGILATNDIIILESINRHIKAGEPPKEAAIKGTSEVAIAVGASTLTNIMVFTPIAFMSGIVGQFFKQFGLTVVFATIFSLLVSFTMTPMLASKLLGQKKKGAISLKFSQLKYVSAVNKRLLLFFERWDKGYDNLVLKYRSSLNWCLKNKKKAVMATVGILFFSFFLIALVGGEFFPYSDRGYLSINVELPPGVRIEETEEVIGEISGIVGKYEEIETLFSTVGGENKGVNEGQLILRLVDISERDILTKDFVNKIRYDLANIPGADIGIMEESGGGEAEADLVLNVTGPDIKTISALAGEMEEIVKDMEGLVDVETSEKLPSPEIRFIPDRFKIASYGVNSSDIYTILRASYEGIVPSLYKEGGEEYDIKVRLSEEDRSEEDVFGEIRIKTPKGMVPIEQLGEVFLGRGESEIKRHNRQDLVEVMANVGSGTVGEFEKKIEDEAKKIDTPEGYAFKLGGQSETKAESFASLYQALLLAVILTYIVLAAILESFVHPITIMLTLPLGLIGTAVGLFVGGQTINMLSLMAMIMLVGIVVNNAILILDYTSILRDGGMSCREAIVEASPVRLRPIIMANLAIAFAIIPQALGGAEAGHRTAMAFVTMGGVLFSAVFTIYLIPVVYEFFDKFTIKGREEAKIK; encoded by the coding sequence ATGAAATGGACAGCTTTTGCGGTTAGAAGATCAGTTACCACGGTTATGCTCATTCTGGTCTTTGTCGTTCTGGGAATTTTCTCATATTCGCGCCTCACCGTTGACCTTTTCCCTAATATCGATTTTCCTTATCTGACCATCACAACGATATATCCGGGGGCGGGCCCCTCCGAAGTGAAGAGCCAGGTCACGGAAAAGATCGAGGACGAGATAAGCAGCGTAAGCAACGTAAAGAATCTCGACTCCACATCCAGAGAAGGCGTATCCATTATCTTGATTGAATTTGAGCTGGGCGTGGATGTGGACCTCGCGTCGATAGAGGTAAAGGACAAGGTCGACGCAATACTTTCAGACTTGCCCGAGGACATAGAGCAGCCCGAGATAGTAAAATTCGACATCAACGCACTGCCGATCATGAACCTTTCCATCTCCGCGGACAGCCCCCTGAACGAAGTCTACGAATACGTCGACACAACGGTCAGGGACAGGTTAAACAAGATCGACGGCCTGGCCTCGGTGGAGGTCGTGGGCGGACTCGTCAGGGAGATTCAGGTCAACGTCTCCCGGGAGGCCCTTATCCGCCACAACCTCACCATCACGGAATTTGCAAATCTTATCGGGGCCGAGAACAAGGACGTCCCCCTGGGACGTCTTACATCGAAGGACGAAGAGTTTGTGCTTAGGGTCTCCGGCGAGTTTACATCGATTGAAGATATCAAGAACACAACCATAGCCACCCCCACGGGAGCCTCGGTGCGTCTGTCCGATATCGCCGAGATAGTGGATGGATTTGCGGAGAGGAGGGAATCGGCAAAATTTCAGGGGAAACCCTCGGTGGGAATCGCCATCTCGAAGCGATCCGACGCCAACACAGTATTGATCGCGGCGGAGGTTTTCCAGGCCATATATGAGCTGAGGCAGACCATGCCGGAGGGATACGAGATAGGGATTGCGAGAGACCTGTCGGCGTTTATCGTGGATTCCGTAAACGATGTTATAATAAACCTCATCCTCGGGATTATCATAACCGCCTTTTTCCTCTATATTTTTCTGCACAACATCTGGAGCACATTGATTGCCACGCTGGACCTCCCCACCAGCATCATTGCGACCTTCATTCTCATATATTTTGCGGGCTTTACGATAAACGTAATCACGCTTATGGCGCTGGGTATATCGATCGGTATCCTCGCCACAAACGACATCATCATTCTCGAAAGCATAAACAGGCACATCAAGGCGGGGGAGCCGCCGAAGGAAGCCGCCATCAAGGGGACATCGGAGGTTGCCATCGCGGTGGGGGCCTCCACCCTGACAAACATCATGGTCTTTACCCCCATCGCCTTCATGAGCGGGATTGTGGGGCAGTTCTTCAAGCAGTTCGGGCTTACCGTTGTGTTCGCAACGATCTTTTCCCTTCTCGTCTCCTTCACGATGACGCCGATGCTCGCCTCGAAGCTCTTGGGCCAAAAGAAAAAGGGGGCAATCTCCCTCAAGTTTTCTCAACTGAAATACGTCTCCGCCGTCAATAAGAGACTTCTCTTATTCTTCGAGAGGTGGGATAAGGGCTACGACAACCTGGTTCTCAAATACAGGTCATCCCTCAACTGGTGTCTCAAAAACAAAAAGAAGGCCGTCATGGCCACCGTGGGAATTTTGTTCTTCTCTTTCTTTCTCATAGCTCTTGTCGGGGGGGAATTTTTCCCATACAGCGACAGGGGCTATTTAAGCATAAACGTAGAGCTTCCACCCGGAGTCAGGATTGAAGAGACTGAAGAGGTTATCGGGGAGATCTCCGGCATAGTCGGAAAATATGAGGAGATTGAAACCTTATTCAGCACGGTCGGCGGAGAGAATAAGGGAGTCAACGAGGGTCAATTAATATTGAGGCTTGTCGACATATCCGAGAGGGACATTCTGACAAAGGATTTCGTCAACAAGATCAGATATGATCTGGCGAACATACCGGGGGCGGATATCGGCATAATGGAGGAGTCCGGAGGGGGAGAGGCTGAAGCAGATCTCGTCTTAAACGTCACGGGCCCGGATATAAAGACTATTTCAGCCCTTGCGGGGGAGATGGAGGAGATCGTCAAGGATATGGAGGGGCTCGTGGACGTGGAGACATCGGAGAAGCTCCCATCCCCAGAAATCAGGTTCATTCCGGACAGGTTCAAAATAGCCAGCTACGGTGTGAACTCTTCGGACATATACACAATTCTCAGGGCGTCCTACGAGGGGATCGTCCCGTCCCTCTACAAGGAGGGGGGAGAGGAATACGACATAAAGGTGCGACTCTCCGAGGAGGACAGGAGCGAAGAGGATGTCTTCGGCGAAATAAGGATAAAAACGCCCAAGGGGATGGTCCCCATAGAGCAGCTGGGGGAAGTGTTTTTGGGCAGGGGGGAGTCGGAGATCAAAAGGCACAATCGCCAGGACCTGGTAGAGGTCATGGCGAACGTGGGATCGGGAACCGTGGGCGAATTTGAGAAGAAGATCGAAGATGAGGCCAAAAAGATCGATACCCCTGAGGGGTATGCGTTCAAGCTCGGAGGACAGAGCGAGACAAAGGCGGAGTCCTTTGCCTCCCTCTATCAGGCGCTCCTCCTCGCCGTAATCCTCACGTATATCGTACTGGCGGCGATCCTCGAATCTTTTGTTCACCCCATAACTATAATGCTGACGCTTCCCCTGGGTCTCATAGGAACCGCCGTTGGGCTCTTCGTCGGCGGGCAGACCATAAACATGCTCTCCCTCATGGCGATGATAATGCTTGTGGGGATCGTTGTCAACAACGCCATACTTATCCTGGACTATACCTCCATCTTGAGGGACGGCGGAATGAGCTGTAGAGAAGCGATAGTTGAAGCCTCTCCCGTAAGGTTAAGGCCGATCATCATGGCGAACCTCGCCATAGCCTTTGCGATCATCCCCCAGGCCCTGGGGGGCGCAGAAGCCGGCCACAGGACGGCCATGGCCTTCGTGACAATGGGGGGCGTTCTCTTCTCGGCCGTCTTTACAATTTACCTCATCCCGGTAG